TTTCacggttttcctcttccctttccgtAAGCTACAGTAAGTGAGAGTCCTCGCTGGCTGCTGCAGTAGGCTTGGGAGTAGAGCTGTGacactaaagaaaaacaaatccccaaaaaaaggaaaaaataggagAGAAGCATCTTTTTCTAAAAGTAATCACTGGGTTTTTCATGTAAACTGAAATGAGAAGTGGCTGTGACTTGTCAGAAGGTTGTCAAGAGCTCATCTAACATGACAGCATGCCACTTAACCACAGTGCTGAATTCTAGACAAAACTCATCTCCATGCTGTTATTCCACACAAACCAGCTCTTTCATCTAGTGAAAGAAGTTAAACGCTCAAGGGCAACACTTGCTGTTACCAGCAttcagaaattacttttaaaatattgatgCCCAGCAAGAGAAACAGTGCTGATTGTTAACAACATGGTTTTTTGTAAAGCTTATTTCGCTAAAGTGTATTCCATTTTGCCACCTGCCTAGGGCATTATTGACAGAATTGGGAGACTCAGGGCTAACACAGAGTAAAAAGCAGCCTGAGAGGTTTCTCAGGTGATGAGGTTTATataaatcacagactggttggggttgaagggacctctggagatcatccagtccaacccacctgctaaagcaggttcaccagagcagatcacacaggaaggtgtccaggcgggtttgaatgtctccagagaaggagactccacagcctctctgggcagcctggtccaggctctggcacctcaacgtaaagaagtttctcctcatgtttagatggaacgtCCTGTGCAATTTTCCTTTTAAGCTCTTTTTCTACAAGGAGAAGCGGCACAGGCGGTACCTGCTAAGGATGGAGGTGTCGCCTCCACCGGGCGGGTTCCCCGGGAGCAGCCGCGGTTTCCACAGCGGGGCCGCCGTCGGTGCCCGCACTTGGCCGACGCCTCGGGCGGCGAGACCGGAGAGAGCGCGTCCCGTGGCGGGGCAGCGAGCGGCCCAGGGGGCCCAGCGGCCCAGGATCCCTGCggagagaccgacagagcctgaggagaCGCCCCGCGGCACCGCCCGGTGCCGCCATTTGGCAGGCAGCGCCCCCGGCCCGACATGGCGCCCGCGTCCCCCGCGCACCGACCCGCCACAGCCCCGCGCACCGCCGCAGCCGCCATGTCCCCACGCTACGGTGGCCGGCGAAGGTCACGCTGCGCCGAGGGCGGAGCGGCGCCGGGCCCCGCCCAGCGGAGCGCTGCTTGTGGCCGCTTCGGGCCGCCGCGTACTCGCTGCCGGGTACGCCTCATAGCCAGTGATAACCGGTGGCAACCGCTTCCCAGGGAGCTCTGCACGGACCCAGCGGGGCGGCCCCAGGAACGATCCGGGCGCATGTGCCACCGGGGCCGCCTCCTGTCAGGGACACACGCCGGGATGTGACATTTGCATACGCCCCGCTCCGCGTCCCTGATTGGACGTATCCCCCGTCACTCTGCGTAACGGAAGCTCTGGCGGCCGCGCGCATGCGCGTTGTGCTTTACTCGCGCCGTGGGGGGGCGGAGACGGGCGGCGTTGGGAGTTACCGCGCACGGCGCCTTCCTGCAGCCCGCCCGGCCGCCGGTCCGAGGCCATGCTGCGGGCGTGTCACCGAGCGGGGCTCGCTGTGGCCGTGCAGGTGAGTAGGGCGGCGCGCAGCCCCGGGGGAAGCCCCGCGGGCCGTCCCCACTGTCACCTGTTCTCTGGTCGGtgaggccgggccgggcctgcTGGCGGGACGAGCGGGGCCAGcgggggtgggcaggggctgcggggcGCGGCGCGTCCTCTAATCGCGGCTCCGGCTTTTCTGAATGACTCTGCACGCGCGGGCCGCGATTGGCTGCTGCGCTGTTGAGGGGCAGCCGCGAGCGCCAACGGGTCGCTCGGGCGGGCGGGGGCTGTACGCCAGTGTGCCGCGTGTACTACGAGTCCCGGCGTGCAGCGCGCCAGCCCCGCGCGAAGCAGAGGGGCGCGCCGCCCGCAAGGCATGCCGGGACTTGTAGTCCTTGTCGGGTCTCGCCGTGCGTGGTGGCACCGGCAGGAGCGGGCGGGGCGTGCCGCGGTGCGTGTTGGGGGCTGTAGTCTCCCCTTCGCCATTGCCGTACCGGGCCCGCTGCAGCCTCTCCCGCCCGTCACGGCCTTGAGGCAGCGCCGGGGAGCGGCGGCCGCAGCCTCGAGGGGCGGCAGGGCCCGGCGGTGCCACACGGTCGGCCGGCTCCTCGGCGGTGGGGAGGGCGGGCCCACTCACCGGCGGGAAGGACGTGACCTTGTCTTACCCGCCGCGGCCTCCCTCGGTCCCTCACTGCCCCGGTCCCTCACAGCCCATCCCCGCTCTGCCCCCGACCGTACTGTTCCTGGCAGGGGACCCGGTGCTCAGGGTGATGAGCAGTGTCACCCACCAGGTGTGCGGGGCCTGTGGAACCCAGTGCCTGTCACAGGGATCCCTCCGTCCTCACAGCCAGGCACATGAGGAGAGAATATACAAAAGACCTTTGCCCTTCCTCAGCAGCAGAGATGAGGGTGATTATACACTGCAGAGCTTGTGTAAAGCGGTCAGCCAACTTTAAGAAGCTACAAGGGTTTACAGGTGAGGGTGATTGCTCTACTGAGGCCGCAGTTTGTAGATCAGGTCACAGAATCAATGTTAGGGAATGAGACTttggaagctcatccagtccaatccctcgccggagcaggaacagatgaggttacacaggaaggtgtgcaggcaggtcttgaatgcctccagagtaggagactccacaacccccctgggcagcctgggccaggctctgtcaccctcactgtgaagaagtttcttctcaaatttaaatgaaacctcttgtgttccagtttatacccattgccccttgtcctgtcattggttgtcaccgagaagagcctggctccatcctcctgacactcagcctttacatatttataaacattaattaggtcaccccacagtctcctccaagctaaagagccccagctccctcagcctttcctcatgctctactccatcatcttcattgccctgcgctggactctctcaagcagttccctgtccttgttgaaCTGGGGGGCCCAACTGAGGTGTCTGCTTAACAGTAACAACATCTGATTCCATCACCACCAACCTTTTCCACCACGGCAGCTGGTCTTTGCTGCTTTATAAGGCTGGAGGATTCTCCAGACCAGGTCATCTGATGCCCACGGAAATAGGGCTCTGGGTTTACAGGAAGGTCGGAGCTGAGAAGACAAACCCCAGGCATTCACAGATGTTTATCTCTTTGGGCTCTGTGCATGTATTCAGTCTTGAAAAGAACGTGGGTGGAATGGCTGCGCAGCGCTGGAAGAGCCACTTTGTGCTTTGCAGCTTGGAAATGTGCCTGCGGTCTGTAAACATTTGGTGCAAGAACTGTCCAAACACAGAGGTGCCACAGCATTCGAGGTTGTTTTCTGTACCTTTCCTGGTTGTTTCCTTCCTTcaaaaaataacttctttttaaatttttcttcatttcctaaTGAGACCAAGTACAACAGAGGTGTAATTTGGATAGCAATAGTGTGTTTGTAGTGAAACAGTTTTTTTTTCTGCgttttgcttctttttattcACATTACAGGGAAGCTTTGTCTTGTACTGTGGTATATATATGTGTGAAAACAGTTGCTGGTCCCATGGACTTTCAGCAACTAAAACTTGAATGCTGCCAGGCCTGGAAGGGACAGCAAGGTGGAGACACCAGGATGTCCCATCTGGTCATGCTGGCTTGGGACAGTGTCCTCGCTGGTCAGGGAATACGTTCAACAGACCCGTTCCTGCCGGAGCAACCATGTTGGTTTATTCTCTGCTCTGGCTGTGGTGACCCCCAGGCAGCCACAATGACGCGATTTTCACATCTTCTTAtccatcttctgttttcttctctttactaCGCTGTCTGCACTTTAGTCCATCCTTTTTGACACAAGACTCGGTGTGTCTCGTGTGCTGTTTATGAGTTTCTCTCGCCCTGCTCTGTTTGCTAAAGACCTGATCGTGGCATTATCAAAGAGTGAGTGACAGCACCTCGCTGTTACCTTGCTGTTCAGCTAGGAAAACCTGATTGTTTTGCTTTGATAGAGCCAAAAATtatatgtgtgtatttgtttttttaatattaggagTGGCAAATTTCAACAGTTTATTTTTTAAGGATGGAAATAAACCCTTTTTGCTTATATGATGTACAGAAGCTGGCAGTGAGGCAAGTCTGCTtctatttgttttgattttaagatGCTCCTTTACAGGTTGAAAAGAGTCTGGTTGTctcagcagagctggagctggtcagGCCCATGGGGTGACAGGTCCGTGATGGTGCTGGGTTGTGTGAGTGGGCTGAAAGAGCCAGAGCGTGGCCGGGTTTGAGGACAGCAAAGGAACTGCTGCTCCCCAAGGCTGGAGCAGCGTGAAGGTCTAAGTGTGGAAAATCCCAGCAGAGAACTCGTGGTGGAGACTGGGAGAAGCCTGGAGAAGTTTTAACCTTCCCTCTTACTGTTAGCTCTGTGTGTGGGGGATTAGCGAGTTTATTAACGAGTAAAATGAAGTTGTGGCTGTGGGAAAAGTGGATCTTCATCACAGCAATTTCATAAATGTTTGCAGCTACATGTGCAGCACTGCAGAAAAACCGCCTCCCTTATTTGGAATATTTCTGtagttttctttgaaaagaaacaggGCTTTTAATAAAAAGTTACAGTATTTGGCAGAAGCCTTGAATTATGGCAAATTAATTTGTGTTCTGTGCTCAGATATCCTCATTACACCTAACCTCCATCATAACGAAGACGTGCTTCCCCTGAAGCTTCTTCTTTGCTCTTGCTGTTTAAATACACACATCCCAATTTGCAGAAAACCGGACGTGTCTCACAAGCTTCGTTCTGTGCAAATTCTGGGTCAAAATGCCTGGTGACAAGGAGAGGATGAGCTAGGGCAGCGTGAACGCCAAGGATGGCGTGTCCTGGGTCTGGTTGTTTGAAATT
This genomic stretch from Patagioenas fasciata isolate bPatFas1 chromosome 4, bPatFas1.hap1, whole genome shotgun sequence harbors:
- the MRPL35 gene encoding large ribosomal subunit protein bL35m; amino-acid sequence: MAAAAVRGAVAGILGRWAPWAARCPATGRALSGLAARGVGQVRAPTAAPLWKPRLLPGNPPGGGDTSILSSVTALLPSLLQQPARTLTYCSLRKGKRKTVKAVTERFLRLHNGLWVRRQSGYKKKLWKKSASQKKRLRELVLCTRTQCKLLDKMTTSFWKRRNWYVDDPYQKYHDRTNLHL